The following proteins are co-located in the Castanea sativa cultivar Marrone di Chiusa Pesio chromosome 8, ASM4071231v1 genome:
- the LOC142606909 gene encoding uncharacterized protein LOC142606909: MMRLYDGVKEILKIQKFRRIVSYTGFYCFAALVSYAYTSNTTRAGYSRADQFYASYPAGTELLTDTAKLYKVALGNCFEVEEWGPIEYCIMAKHFERQGKSPYAYHAQYMAHLLSNGQLDGSG, translated from the exons ATGATGAGACTATACGATGGGGTCAAAGAGATTCTGAAGATTCAGAAGTTCCGGAGAATTGTGTCTTATACAGGATTCTACTGCTTTGCAGCTCTCGTGAGCTATGCTTACACGAGTAATAC AACGAGAGCTGGGTATTCTAGAGCTGACCAATTCTATGCATCTTACCCAGCTGGAACCGAACTCTTAACGGACACGGCTAAG TTATATAAAGTTGCACTTGGCAATTGCTTTGAAGTGGAAGAGTGGGGTCCGATTGAGTATTGCATCATGGCAAAACACTTTGAGCGGCAAGGGAAATCGCCTTACGCATATCATGCA CAATACATGGCACACCTTCTCTCTAATGGTCAACTTGATGGAAGCGGCTAA